The region CAGGGTTGGCGTGGGCGGCGACCGGACCGGCGAACACACCACCGGCGAACGCCAGACCAGCAACAGACAACACACTCTTACGCATGATCGTGTTCATGGGGGAAGCTCCTTCGGGGGTAAGGACACCCGCGTACGGGTGAGCACCTCGTCGGGCGCACCAAACAGGGGAAAAATCTTGGGGGCGGCGGCCAGCAGACCGAGGGCCTGCGGCGCCGGCGTCGGCGACCTACGAGCGAGGGCTCGGGCGCCGGGTCCATGTGCAACGGCCCGCCGGGCGGGGCCATTCCAGGTCGGCCGATCCCGGCGAAGCGGGGTACCGGTCGGGCCGGGGTCCAGGTGTAACGACCCGCGGACCGGGGCCATTCCGGGGGGCGGCCGATCCGGTCGACCGGCCGTGGTCCTGCGATCGTCAGGGTGTGTAACCACCCCCGCCCGGCCGTGATTCCGCCTGACGGGTGCCGCCGGCCACATCCAAAAAACACCCGAACCGAGCAAATCGCCCAGGTCGACCTGAGCTGAAGGCACCACCGTCATCCACGCCCGCGAAACTGCTCAGCTCGGGCGTGATCAGCTCGACGTCCTTGATGTCGGGGGTGTCCAAGACGGTGAGATACCGCGACTTCACGGAATCCGAGCCCATCAAGACGTACGGGGTGGCCGAGCGCCCCCGTACACCGATCGGCCCGCGACCCCTCAGCAGACCCGGACGGCCGGGACCCGGCCCGCACGAGGCTGACGCCCGTCGGAGTGTTCCGACGGGCGTCAGCCTCAGTGCGGTTCCGGGCATTGCCCGGTGGTGCGGGTCAGTGCGCGGCACCGCCGAGGCGCTGGCGGCGACGCCAGGCCAGGGTCAGCAGCAACATGACCGCTCCGGCGCCGACCAGGCCACCGCCGAGCTTCATGGGCGTGCCCATGCTGTCACCCGTGACGGGCAGCGGCTGCTTCTTGTGCAGCACCCGCAGCTCGGTCGAGGCGGTACGGCCGGACTCCCGGCCGGTCGCGGTGAAGGTCAGCAGACCCGTCACCGACGGCTTGTAGCTCCTGGTGAAGCGCCCCTGGGCGTTGGTGAACGCCGTGAAGTTCAGCGGTGCGCTCGCCTGGTACGCCACCGGGGCCATGGCCACGGTGCTGCCGTCGCTGCGGCGAGCCGGCGCCTGACCACCGGCCGGAGCGGCCAGCGGGGTGACCGTCACCGAGATGTCGACGGTCTCGTTCGGGCCGAAGTTGGTGCCGGTCAGGATGACCGTCTCGCCGAGGAAGATCGTCGGTCGGTTGACGGTCAGTGACGCCACTACCGGCGGGTACGGCGGCGGTTGGGGCGGGTCGGTGGTCGCGCTGGGCGCCGGCTGCGGCTGTGCCGCCCCCGCTGCCGTCGGCACGGCCACCACGGCCAGGCCGACCGTGAGCGCCATGATGATGCGGGATAGCCGCATGATTGGTTCCCTCCTACTGGTCACAGCTTGGTGCGGAATGAACTTGGGTGGTCCAGGGGCTGGCGGTGGGGGTCAGCCACAGCTCGGCTTGCCCGACGCCGGTCTTGGCCGTCAGCACGGTCACCTCCAACGCCTTCTCGGCGCCGGGAGCGACGTCGACGCTGGCGGTCGCCACCTGGCGGCGGCGTTCGGTGCCGCTACCAACGGCCGTCTCGGCCCCGTCGAGCCGGGCCTCGAGCACCGCTCCACCTGCAGGGCTGAAGATCGACACCAATGTGCGGACGGTGTACGGATCACCAGCCATACCGAGACCGAGGACGGACTTGGTGAGTCCGGACTTCGGTGCCGTCGAGCGCAGGGTCACCCGCAGGCGGAGCTCGCGGCGGCCGTCGGGGCGGCATTCGCCGACCGTCAGGTTCGCCGTCTGTCGTAGGTAGTAGCCGAGCTTCGCGCCGCTGCCGTCGTTGAGGAACACGCCGACCGTCGGCACGGTGTCCTGTTCCGGAAGCGTCCCGGCCATCCGGCTGTCGCCGAACGTCCGCTGTTCCTCAGGTCGGGCACTCCAGAACAATATCCGCCGTTCGGTGATAGCACGGTCAAATGCGGACAACAACACCCTAGGGTTGACATTCTTCTTGAAGAAGGCGTCGAAGACGGCAGCCGCCGACGCGGCGAAGAACTTGTCCTGCTGTTCGACGTCGAGCTGCCGGTAACTGTCGTTGAGCAGGGTCTGCACGACCTTCTCGCTGGCCAGCGGGACACCGCCGGGCACCAGCACCGGGCCGGTCGCCTTGAGTAGATAGGACAGCACCACCGGATCGACGGCGAGCACGCCGTCGACAGTGGTGCCCGTCTTGCGGCGGAACATCTCGCGGTACAGCGTCGCCGCGGTCGGGAAGTGCGGGGACAGGTTGACGTCGGCCGGGTAGATGCCGGGCAGGTCGGTCCAGAGCGCGCGGGTCTCGGCGGGCACCTTCAGCGCCGGTTTGAAGAAGCCAAGCGAGGACGAACTGCCCTGCTTGCCCATCGTCACCGCGCCGTCCTTCGCCTCGATCATCGCGTACGCGCCGAACATGCCGCCGGTGGCGCGCAGCTCGGCAAGGTTCTGCGAGACCAGCAGGTACCGCCGTGGTCCGCTCGCGCCGAGCAGTGGCGGCAGCAGGCGGGCACCCTGGTCGGCAGCCGTGGTCAGGCTGGCCAGGCGGTCGATCTCGCCACGGAGGTCGACAAGCGCCTGCCGGACCTGGCTGACCAGGCTGTCGGCCGGTACCGCCGCGAGGTCTCGGCGCGTACCCTGCACCGACTCGTTGACCCGGGTCAGCTCGGCGGAGACCCCACTGAGCCGGGCCAGGTCCAGTCGACCGCCGGTCGGCACCAGGCTGGTCAGGTCCATCCGGAGCAGGGTCGGGAACGCCTGCCGCGCCAACTCGTCGATGGCGGCAGCGATCTGCCGAACGGCATCGAGGTCGTCGCCCACCATCGGCGTATGCCGACCGAGTTGCCAGCTCGGGTCGTTGGTCGCCGCCCGGGCTGCGCGGGACTGCTCCTGGAGAGCGACAAGGGTCCGCAGGGCGCGGTCGGTGTCCCCGCCGACCACCTGGGCGCTCAACTCCCGGGCGAGGCCGGCGGCGTTGAGCAGGTGAGCGCGCGCCTGCCAGCCGCGAAAGCCGACCCAACCGCCGGCCGCCAGCAGCAGCGAGCCGACCACGAGGGCGCTGAGGAGGGCTCGTCGCAGTCGGGCACGCCGACGGCGCCGGGACCGGCTCCGCCGCCGGGTCGGCCGTTCGCTTTCCGTCACACCACACTCCCATTCGGGGAATCGGACAGATGGTCGATTCCCTGACGTTCTTAGCACGCGCCAGGGGACTTCATACCGTTATCGCAATAAGTGCCGCTTAAGCGAGGTTTCCTCGCGGCTCCCGGACCGGCGCTGCCGCCCGCCCCGCCGCCTCGTGCAGCAGCCGCTCGATCCGGTCCACCCCGGCGGGGAGGGACATCTCCCTCAGGTACGCCGACCGCCCGCGGCGACCCATCTCGGTCCGGGTGGGCGCGGGGATGGTGGCGGCCAGCCAGAACCGGTCGGCCAGCGCCGCCCAGTCCTCCGGCGGGCAGGAGAGACCGGCCCTGGCGCGTTCGACCAGTTCGGCAGTGTCACCGCCCGCCGACGCGACCACCGGGGCGGCACAGGAGAGCGCAGCCTGGAGCTTGCCCGGCACCGTGCCGCGCAGCTCCGGAAGGTCACGCAGCATGACCAGTTGGTAGTCGGCGGCGGCGTACAGCTCGGGCATGTCGACGGGTGACCGTCGCTCCACGAAGCGGACGTTGTCCGCACCCAGGTCGGCGGCGAGCCCCCGCACCCGCCGCTCGTCCGCGCCCGAACCGACGAGGACCAGGTCCATCGTCCGGTCCAGCGCCGCCGCCGCCCGGACCGCGGTCTCCAGTCCCTGCCGCGCGCCGATGGTCCCGGCGTGCATCACCACGCACCGACCGTCCCGGCGGACCAACCGGCGGGCCGCCGCCCCGGGCGTCACCGGATGAAAGATCCGCTCGTCGGTCCAGTTCAACACCTCTCGGACCCGGGTCGGGTCGGCGCCCGCGGCGACCACCAGATCCCGCATCGACGGCGCGGCCACCGCGATCCGCGCCGCGGCCCGATAGATCCGGGTCATCGCGCTGCCCATCCGCGCCGCCCAGCGATCCTCGCCCGCCTCCTCGGCGCCGTCGCGGGTCCAGACATCCTGCACGTGCAGCACCGCCGGCACCTGCCCGAGCAGTCGGAGCACCCCGGCGGCGGCGAACGTCGTCGCCGGCAGTTGGAACACGTAGAGCGCGTCCACGTCGCTGAAGTACCGCCGGGCGGCCCACGTCGCGCTGCCGGCGAAGGAGAGATAGCTGGCCATGCGGACCTTGGTGGACGTGACCCGCCCGGGGTAGCGCGGCACCCGTCGAACCGTCAGTCGTTCGCTGTGCGTCTCGTGGTGCCACCGCTGCCGCCAGCCGGGATACACGTGGCCGCCCGGGTAGTCCGGAAATCCGGTGAGCACCCGAACCTTGTGCCCACGCGCGGCCAACTCCTCCGCGAGGCTCCCCGGAATGAACGCCGGCTCAGGCGGAAAGTGGTACGACAGGATGCCGATCCTCACTGACCCGCCCCCGTCCGGCACGGATTCACGTCGGCCGGCGCGGCACCACGGCCGACGGGCGTTCCGCGCGCGTACGATGCCGACAACCCCTCCCCGCGCGACCACCGGCGTCGACGCACCGCCCTCACGGTGTGGACACCCGTGTCCGCACCGATGAGAGGGACTCCGATGGCTGATCGCGTGTTGTTCGTCTGCCACGCCAACCTGTGCCGGTCGCCGATGGCCGAGTTCCTGGCCCGCCGACTGCTGGCCGACCGGCCCGTCACGGTGGCCAGTGCCGGCACCGACGCGATCGACGGGCTGGGAATGCACCCGTACGCGATGGAGATCGTGACCGCCAGCGGCAGGGACCCGGCGGCGTTCCGCACCCGGGCGCTGCGGCCGGAGTACCTGACCGACGCGACGCTCGTGCTGACCGCGACCCGGCGCCAGCGCTCGGTCTGCACGGCGCTGGCGCCGGCGGCGCTGCACCGGACGTTCACGGTGCGCCAGTTCGGCCGGCTGGCCGCGGCGGCCGAGCCGCCCGCCGGGTCGGCCGACGACTCGTTGCAGGCGGCGATCGCCGCCGCCGCCCTGGCCCGGGGACGGCTACAACCCGCCGCCCCGGACGCGGACGACCTCCAGGACCCGATCGGCGGCACCGCCGCCGACTTCCGACGCTGCGCCGAGGAGATCGAACGGTCGCTGCGACCCCTCGCTGCGCTCATCGGGGCAGCCGGGTGAGTTCCTGGGTGTGATCGGTGACGCCGTTGACCCCGTCGGTGGTCGCGACGTGCCGACCGGACGCGCTCCGTTGTTCGGCCGGCACCGATGCCGTGGGCGCCGAGGTGACCACCCGGTAGGCCTCGTACTGGTAAGCCTCGGCCTTGGCCACCTTCGCCATGTTCAACACGCACCCGAGCAGTCGAACCGACACCGAGTGCAGTGAGCGCGCCGCGGCGGCGACCTGGGCTCGCGAGGTACGGCCCTGCTGGGTCACCAGCAGCGCACCGTCCGCCTGCACGGCCACGACCACGCCGTCGGTCACCGCGAGCAGCGGTGCGGTGTCGATGATCACGATGTCCGCCGACTCCCGCAGCGCCAGCAGCAGGTCCGACATCGCCTTGGAGCCGAGCAACTCGCTCGGGTTCGGCGGGGCGGAACCACTGGGCAGCACCAGCAGGGACTTGTCCCCCCAACGCTGCACGACGTCGCCGACCTGCACGTCGCCGACCAGCACGTCGGTGAGGCCGACACCCGCGTCCAGACCCAGGTAGTCGTCGACCTTCGGACGGCGCAGGTCCGCGTCGACCAGCAGCACCCGCCAACCCGCCTCGGCCAGCGCGATGGCCAGGTTGCAGGAGAGCGTGGTCTTTCCCTCACCCTGCAGGGCGCTGGTCACGGCGATGACCCGAGCAGGCTCGTGGACATCCACGAAACGCAGGTTGGTACGCAACTTGCGCACCGCCTCGGCACGGGCGGAGGTCGCGGCGTCGCCCACGATCAGCGGTGCGCTGCGGGCGTTGCCCTCGAACGGAATCTCGCCGAGCAGAGGGCTGCCGGTGGCCCGTTGCAGACCGGCGGCGTCGCGCAGCCGCACGTCGGCGACTCCGCGCAGGATCGCCAGGCCGATACCGAGGATCAGACCGATCAGGCCACCGAGGGTGAGGTTCCGGACGGGCTGCGGCGAGACGGGGTTGGCGCTCACCCGTGGGCCACTGACCACCTCGATCTTGACCGGCGCCTTACCCTCGGGCGTCGTCTCGACCTTCTGTACGAGTTCGACGAACTTCGCGGCCAGGGTTTCGGTCACTCGCAACGCGCGGGTCTGGTCGGTGTCGGTGACCGACGCCTGGAGCATGACGGTGCCGGTCTCGGTGGAGGTCTTCACCCGTCGCTGCACCTCGTCGGCGGTGAGACCGACCGGGGTCTCGGCCACCACGCTCTGTGCCAGTCGGTCGCTGGTGAGCAGGTCCGCGTACGACTTGACCCGCTGTTGGAGGAAGAGCCCACCCTGGTAGGCCTCGCTGACGCCGGTGTTGGGGGTGGTGACGAAGAACGTCACCGACGCGACGTACCGAGGTTGGGCGCGCACGGTCAGGAAAGCCGATACGCCGAGGGCGACCATGACCGTGACCAGTGTGACCCACCAGTGCCTACGCACGTGACGCAATTGGCGGAGCAGATCCATCAGGCGCGCCTCCGTGCCGGTCCGGTTACGCCAAAGAACTTCACGAAAACCCCCAAGGTCGTCTCTAAACTCGTGAAACCATTAAAGCGGTTCATGCGGCTTATGTCCGGAGTTATGCATTTTCTTTAGTTCGACATGCGTCCGGATGACCAACCCGACAACGGTCCATTCGGCAGCGGCGACAACGAGGAAAAAGTCGAAAGCCGGCCAGGTGACGTCCGATCGGCCCAGCGGTCGCCGCCGACGGCCAAGCCGGAGGGCGACGGGATCCGTGCGTCGTGACGTCCGAGGTGGCCCCTCGTGGTGGCCAGGAACTCAACCGGGAGCTGGACGGCGGGGACCTCCGCGGCCCGCACCGGGCCGCACCGCCGGTGGGGCCGCGCTCTGCGGAACGCCGCCGCCGGCGCTGATCTACTCGGCGGTCGTCCCGAGCGCGGGCG is a window of Micromonospora sp. WMMD961 DNA encoding:
- a CDS encoding low molecular weight phosphatase family protein produces the protein MADRVLFVCHANLCRSPMAEFLARRLLADRPVTVASAGTDAIDGLGMHPYAMEIVTASGRDPAAFRTRALRPEYLTDATLVLTATRRQRSVCTALAPAALHRTFTVRQFGRLAAAAEPPAGSADDSLQAAIAAAALARGRLQPAAPDADDLQDPIGGTAADFRRCAEEIERSLRPLAALIGAAG
- a CDS encoding glycosyltransferase family 4 protein; the protein is MRIGILSYHFPPEPAFIPGSLAEELAARGHKVRVLTGFPDYPGGHVYPGWRQRWHHETHSERLTVRRVPRYPGRVTSTKVRMASYLSFAGSATWAARRYFSDVDALYVFQLPATTFAAAGVLRLLGQVPAVLHVQDVWTRDGAEEAGEDRWAARMGSAMTRIYRAAARIAVAAPSMRDLVVAAGADPTRVREVLNWTDERIFHPVTPGAAARRLVRRDGRCVVMHAGTIGARQGLETAVRAAAALDRTMDLVLVGSGADERRVRGLAADLGADNVRFVERRSPVDMPELYAAADYQLVMLRDLPELRGTVPGKLQAALSCAAPVVASAGGDTAELVERARAGLSCPPEDWAALADRFWLAATIPAPTRTEMGRRGRSAYLREMSLPAGVDRIERLLHEAAGRAAAPVREPRGNLA
- a CDS encoding polysaccharide biosynthesis tyrosine autokinase, translated to MDLLRQLRHVRRHWWVTLVTVMVALGVSAFLTVRAQPRYVASVTFFVTTPNTGVSEAYQGGLFLQQRVKSYADLLTSDRLAQSVVAETPVGLTADEVQRRVKTSTETGTVMLQASVTDTDQTRALRVTETLAAKFVELVQKVETTPEGKAPVKIEVVSGPRVSANPVSPQPVRNLTLGGLIGLILGIGLAILRGVADVRLRDAAGLQRATGSPLLGEIPFEGNARSAPLIVGDAATSARAEAVRKLRTNLRFVDVHEPARVIAVTSALQGEGKTTLSCNLAIALAEAGWRVLLVDADLRRPKVDDYLGLDAGVGLTDVLVGDVQVGDVVQRWGDKSLLVLPSGSAPPNPSELLGSKAMSDLLLALRESADIVIIDTAPLLAVTDGVVVAVQADGALLVTQQGRTSRAQVAAAARSLHSVSVRLLGCVLNMAKVAKAEAYQYEAYRVVTSAPTASVPAEQRSASGRHVATTDGVNGVTDHTQELTRLPR
- a CDS encoding DUF4012 domain-containing protein — encoded protein: MTESERPTRRRSRSRRRRRARLRRALLSALVVGSLLLAAGGWVGFRGWQARAHLLNAAGLARELSAQVVGGDTDRALRTLVALQEQSRAARAATNDPSWQLGRHTPMVGDDLDAVRQIAAAIDELARQAFPTLLRMDLTSLVPTGGRLDLARLSGVSAELTRVNESVQGTRRDLAAVPADSLVSQVRQALVDLRGEIDRLASLTTAADQGARLLPPLLGASGPRRYLLVSQNLAELRATGGMFGAYAMIEAKDGAVTMGKQGSSSSLGFFKPALKVPAETRALWTDLPGIYPADVNLSPHFPTAATLYREMFRRKTGTTVDGVLAVDPVVLSYLLKATGPVLVPGGVPLASEKVVQTLLNDSYRQLDVEQQDKFFAASAAAVFDAFFKKNVNPRVLLSAFDRAITERRILFWSARPEEQRTFGDSRMAGTLPEQDTVPTVGVFLNDGSGAKLGYYLRQTANLTVGECRPDGRRELRLRVTLRSTAPKSGLTKSVLGLGMAGDPYTVRTLVSIFSPAGGAVLEARLDGAETAVGSGTERRRQVATASVDVAPGAEKALEVTVLTAKTGVGQAELWLTPTASPWTTQVHSAPSCDQ